The DNA region AGTGTGGAACTGGTGATGCGTTGAGCAGTTTTCACCACCCTCTGCAGTGACTTCCGGTCCGCAACAGTGCAGCTGCCATACCACACCGAGATGCAGTTGGTGAGGATGCTCTCGATGGTGCAGCGGTAGAAATTCACCAGAATCTGAGGAGACAGATGGGCCTTCTTCAGTCTCCTCAGGAAGAAGAGACGCTGGTGTGATTTCTTGATCAGGGTTGAGGTGTTGAGGGTCCAAGAGAGGTCATCAGAGATGTGGACACCCAGGAACTTGAAGCTGGTGACACGCTCAACCTCCGTCCCGTTGATATGGATGGGGGGGTGTGTGACTCCATTTCTCTGTAATTCAGTGAAACTTAGCAACTGGTCACAAACATGTTCACCATATCGGCTTTATAAGGTGctgtcaaataaaagtttaacTCGCTGATAGGTTTTTGAGGATTTGAAGCCTTTTTCTATCTATTATAATGATTTTGTTGATTCATTGCTATGAAAAAGTCCAAACTGACGtcctttgatgtttttttctgacCAACTGTCAAAACCCAAAGACTTTTTAAATTGCACTTATTCAAACAAATGAAACCAGCACATCtgataatgttttcattttgttatttatttttataagttTTTTCAGAATAAATTACTAATCTAGATTAAGATAAAATGCAGCAATTCATGGTGAACTCTGATGGCGGCAGTGGATCAATCACCAACTGatcctggtggcatctggttgGGGACGATCAGTTTCAACGAGACTGCATGATATACAACATGTCTACTCAGATACTACTGATTTTGTAGTAGACAAGTGTCAGACAGTTTAACAGGAACATTTGTGTGGTGTATTATGTGAATATTGTTGTCCTTTAAGAAAGATTTTTAAACCCCACAGAGATAAATTACAGTTGTGAATTTGAGCAATTGACTTGATAATTAAAGCAGTATTTCAAATACTGTGTGAAGTTGTCAAACTATTATTTCATAAATCATATGAAATGAATGTGATTGTTGAATTAACAACAATAATTAGAATTGAAGGATACTTTGTtattggaaataaaaatgtagaaatTGCAGGGCTTCCTGCTTGTTCTAGCATGTCCATCCAGGAGACTTTATTGTTTGTTATAAAGAGACACATGTCCCCACCGATTTTTTGTACATGTCCAGCAATAGTGGTGCCGGAGCTTCCCTTTAGGGGGCATTAGTCAGTTATTTGCCCCACCCattctttaaaacaaaatgaatgtcTGCAGCAGGGGGGTGTAATGACATTCActtcaatttgaagttgatctgatgaaatccCTGGGACTATTTCGTCAAAGTATAAATGGGagaaatggccaaaatggccactaaatccaaaatggttgaCTTCCTGTTGCCTTTTTTATAAtacactgagagacttttttgtgcatctggTCATTATATACAACTGTCCTCATTACCTTGaggatcggtgaaagctaaatgaggggctttccgtaggtggtGCTGTtaagccattttgccacgcccatttcaaatttacaatttcaataggggcCTCCCACCGTTGGTGCTCAGGTCCTAAATATCAATTTGATCGTAAaaggatttgaaaaaaaaatacacttaattGTATTCtcaagggggggagagaggagagaggtagGAAGGAATTTTGAGAATTGAAAAGGTTCTGATCATCTTTTAAGCAAAGAAATTCTAAATATTTTCTGTGATTCAGGCATTTTCTACTATTTTCTCGCACTTTCTAACCAAATTAATGAAATGATGAACTTCCtcagttaaataaaaacaaactatcTGCCTGGATAAACTGTTTAAGAGTCAAACACAAAGCTGCCGATGGAAAAAACTGTCCAGAACATGGAAGCAGAGACGCAGAAGCTTTGGTAGATGTCCTCGTCCTCAAAGGTCCTCGTCCTCATGAACTCCAGAACGTGGAGCTCAGTTGACCTTTGGGAGGTTTGATGTCTTCTCTCTGCAGCGATGTCTGTGTGAGGGATTCAAAGTTTTACACAACAAGTCAACTAACCCTCTTAGCAACTAACTGATTCagcaataatgaaaataaccaGTAGCTGCAGCCCTCATCTCAATGTGAATTAAGTTCTAATCACTTTTATGAAAAGTGTGAAGAGGTgaacgtctgaaaacagcttcgtATTGAACGTCTCTTTTCAGAAGAAGCGTTCAGACTCATCGTTGTTCTTTCGTCTAACATGAGCGGTGAGTATCTTACCTCCAGAAACTGCTTGAGTCTGAGGACTGAGCCCATCTGTCCACTACTGGTCACTGCCTTGATCCTGGAGACACATTTCAGAGAAGAGGTTCAAAGCTTTGTTGACAGCTGCTGttaatctgtgttttaaatccTGAGGGAGCGTATTGTGTACCTGGGGAAGTATTCCTCTTTGAGCAGCAGGATGAGTTTCCAGAACTGGCTCTGGTATTGCTTCATTAAAGCATTTCCACAAACctgagagagacaaacacaaagacaaacatcagCACGATTCTCAGGGTTTGACTTAAAAAAAGACAGGCCCGGTTAAGTTAACCTGCATGGATCACACCAGTCTACTAAGACAACCTGAAGAGAAAAAACTAActgaagccattttcagacaataacagaaaatgCCCAGACCAAAAATCATGgacattttaaattgtaaaaaacaaagCTCAAATTATGTTGCAACAGCAGATGATAGGGAGACATCACCCACATGTTAAATTTAAAGTACAGcaaaaaatcaaatacaacacagagaTTTATAgatcaaagatttaaaaaagaatcctTCACACATGAACCAGCAGTGATGTGAAGGAGactgtagtagaaaattaactaagcaaggttgaataagtattttgtatttggacagtaagtgtttgaagccttctcaagagacttttatgacttgtattacatacaacagatgtttgatgacttgagctgttttctggtctgaactgtttatgacgtcaatacagtgagaccttttgcgacttaattacccatcaaaggaaggagtgtatctcttcttatcaccttaggaaacacatgtgaatcagctgttatgtttagtttcctgtccttcccccacctatgggaacctgtcttgATTggatcagagagacagccctatcccctcctatataagacccttgtatttgactgttcttcatcttcactctgagacccttgcggtttccctgtgttgatcctttctgcagaaagccccttattaaatacacgtagatgactttgttgtttccagcctcttgtagcTCCAGAATTCTACCACAAGACTCACCTCCAGAAAGTCAAACAGTAGTGTTGCCGTGATGTCGGCCCGAGGTTCCATGTTGAGCATCTGAACCAACCAATGCCAACCGTGGTTCAGACCGTGAGGAGCGGACTGAAACGCACAAATAACCAGTTAAAATCCATTCAAATGAGCAAAGAGATACAATTTTCAGCAACTGACTTTGTGACTTATGACAAAAAAAGAGgctaaaacataaaaatgagatgaaataaaaataaccaactaaataaaaaatatacatatagaCCACATGAACCACATGTAAGTTGTAGCTGTTTGCACATGTGAGTTTCAATATTTTCCACATCTGAGCTCCTTCGTCGATCCTCATGTTCTTGGTGATCATCCCTGACTTGTGTTACTTGAGCTCAGCTCTTGACACTTTTGATTCTTGACGGACGAGAACCTAAACAGAGGTCAAGAATGTCTTTACCCCCTGCTTGGAGCCGTAGGGCCACCGCAGCTGAATCACGGCAGCGTACAGACGGATCATCCCAGACATCctcttcaggaaaatgtcttgaCCTTCAATTCCGGAGTCGTCCACACGGTAACCAAGAATCCTAAGGAAGTGAAGAGCAAAACACAGGACGTTAAAATCTGTGCGGGAAAACGTGACATAGTGGAGCGGAGGGAGAATTCTGAATCACTCACTTCTGATATTCCTCCACAGATGCACCGTCCGTCATTGGAGGGTAATGTGGGACTGCGTACGGACACTTCTTGTGTAGGTGAGCAAGGATGAGGTCGCCCACCCGCGGGTGCAGCTCCCAGATGCCAGAGGCCACCACAGCGATGGGGAAGGCTGCCTCGTGGTTAgacgccacctcctcctctccttgtttctgtCCAGAGGATTAAAAGTTATTCCAGTTATTTAAGCTCTACCAAACTCTtagcagcgactcgatgtcctgcaggtaagattCAACCAGCATCTgagctgcacagctcaacagaaccgctaAGGCAGAAACCACACGACCGGCGAGACGCTTTCACAGAACTGTGAACTGAACTGCAACTTCCGTTCTCCCTTTTTCTCGGATGGGTAACataactgggcttaataattatactagactaagcaagactgtttatgcGATTCTGTGTGAcatttataagtttgatttgtgttctgATATTGTGGTGccaagttatttgaaagttaatgttagttatgCTCTTTACAGGCTTTCTTGGCATATCTCTCTGACTCCTTCATTATCTGACttaacatccacacagacacatatctCCTCACTTCATTAGCTCAGGCCGCTAACGGTTGTAAAACCACTTCAGAAGGAGAGGGGGCCGTTAACTTTTGGGTGGCCAGTGACCATCTTGAAGTAGCTGAGGAATGTGTGAACTTTTGGTCGGCCATCTTGGGAGCACTCTGATTTACATAGGCACATACActcacatctttgtttagttaGTAAGTTGTgaatatttgttgtgtttttgtactttattatattcataataaatatttttctttcacaaaggtttgttttattaatgttgaaTAAGTGAAGAACTCcatatccttcaacttagctATATATCTAGATGGTAAATTTGattatagttatttatttaattgtttatcagagttccaaatttgttTTAGTTAGTTCTTTTATGAGActcaatcaataaattggctatctttttaCTTCccttgaagggtggtgccctgaggtaactttaaccaattcaagttattatttaatattaatattttaaatattaatgttttaaatattaatattttattttgataaccaattTTATTGAATGgcgaaaggcacaccattttatgGTATCACTTTTAAAGCATTATTGCGCAACATTGTGTAATTTTCCACTCTTGCGAAGGTGAATTTTAAGATGGGTTTTCATGGTAGTTCTACATTTGTTGTTGCATCACCcccaactagggttgcaaaggggtggaaagtttccggttaatttccggaaagttttcggaaagtttccatgggaagttaagctcgggaattttgggaattttgaaaaaaacgcaaattaaaagctgagcaataaaaacatcattcaaaactctgttttaaagatgtatggaatgcagcacacgctgcacgttgagtttcagccctccactgtgcattcttccatcacatgcacagataattcccagcatccttcactctagagcagggctgattgaggcctgctgtagtgtgcaggactagtcaggtaattTTCAAtaatattactggggaaaacatattagcatgctgattgaggattgttcatctgttcatctagcctatttccattaatttatccatcaattgtaaaatatgtttacagacgattcccattgtttggctaactatttatatctctggcattgcattagtgtttttttacaaacttttttctcatcttattctacagaacaatgccacgtgcactatctcatgtgtggagacatttcaccccatccaatgtagaaggaaaggctgtgtacatttgcaaatactgtgaaaagacctatgttaagaatgccacaacgatgcagaagcatatagtctagtgcccaaagtttcctcagggctcaaatcagcctaaaacaaaacaaaatgtttatatttatgtctgtatatgacaaggtaaatacagttagtataaattacccaacacatttccagtttattcccgttaattcccgtatattccggttaattcctgttaattctcatggaaagtttccaactttgaatattcccggaattttgcaaccctaccccCAACACAAACTCATGTCTTGAACTTTAGAGGTTCTATGACGACTGGACGGACTCACCACAAACTTCTCGGCCAGTTTATAGCTGACAAAGTCCAGGCCCTGTGGATGCtgggaggtggagacagactTCCCCCCCAACACCACCGACCGCCCGGACAGAAGCTTGACGATCCTGTCGAATATTTCTCTGAGCTGCGAACCAGAGTTGCTGGAAATTTGATTTATGAAGATGTTGGCGGCTTTCTGGAGgtccagcttcagcttcaccGTCTGTGTTGTAAGAAGGAAGAAAACCAGGTATGAACATGATGTCATTGGAGTCAGTGGTGATCGTGGTGCGGAGCCAGTTTGTTAATTGCTCGATCAAgtgcgagtcagtctcagctcaCTGATACAGTCTGTatcctcctgctgtttgtcGTCTGCTCTCGTCTCGTATGATAAGactgttgttgttattcatcTAAAATCAGTTTCACCTGGCAAGTGTCCTAAAGGCTGCTGGGAAATTTACATTCCAAACACTGATCAGAGAAGATGAACCCACCTGGACGTCTTTAGTGGAGTTGAGCTGTTGAGAGGACTGAGCGCACTGAGCAGCTGAATCCTGAAGATCCTTAAACCATTTCAACGTACGGTCTTCAGCGCTGTCCTGCAGCCCTGTATGAACAGGTTTACATTGAACTGTTATATCAtcacatcaataataataaatcaacagGATGTTCTAACTGTATTTGTGGatatgtcttttctttttagttcACATAAAGGGGGGCAGTTCAGGGTTGATCCCTGAGGGTGAGGGACTAACACCATCTCATGCTGCAGCTTTCATTTCTTAAGTAAATATTATGAACCGAACACTGTTGTTATTCTTCCTGCTCCCTTTCACCTTTCCTCCGAGCCTTTTCTTTGGCCAACTGCGCTGCCTTCTTCTGCGCCTCCTGCTGCACCTGCAGCTCTGCCTGCTCCCTGGGCGcttcctcctcccctttttTACATTCCTGGACCTTGGcaacctcctcctgcagaattTCAATCAGCCACTTCATCCTGTGGAGGGCTCGTTCAGCCTCAGTCATGTCCTCCACGCTGGGAAACGCCCCCTGGAGAGAGATGAGGTTAGATAAGGAAACACTGATTAAAAGATTTTTTAATTTAGCCTTTCCAGCAGTTTATTTATTAAGTATTACAGACATCTGCAActtaattatgatgatgattCCAGATTCAgatatctacatttaattatGGATACTCACAGTTCAAGTTCATGATATCTACAACATTCTCAGAAGTTCAAACTTAATGCATCTTAAAGGTAAATTAAAAGGAATCTTAATTTGAGCCAAATTAAATATACCTTGAACTGGAATTACagataattaaatatttctaCTGAATTGTAGaaattcacaaaagtagtttgaaTCTTATTATGTAATTACAGATGTTGAAAAGTTTTGAGCAGTTGAAACTGAATTAATGATTGTTTTTGACAAGTTGTAATGAGTTTGTCTGACTGCACAAGTTCCTTGACTTAATTTAACTTGCTTGTTTAGATTATTTGAAGAAGAGAATACAAACCAAGTACCTATAATCTTCAACACGTTCACAATCATCTCCAATTTCTTTAGACTTGTTCCTTGTCAGTGTACGAAGGAACAatgatctgaacctgaacttgaACTGACCTCTGCCGTCTTTCTCACCACCTCCAACAACTGCGAGCACAGCTTGTTCCTGCAGGTGCTGTAGAAGCTGAGGCTGAACGGAGGGAGGTCACTATTAGTCTGGTAGGACGGCTCCAACAGCTGGTTGAGCTGCAGGATCTCCTCCAGGAAGGTGTGGAGGTTACGTAATCTCCCCCTGCCCTCTGCGTGCCGATTCTGATGCTGATGCGCCTCCTGCTGCACCTGTAGCTCCGCCTGCTTCCTGAGCGcttcctcctcccctttttTACGTTCCTGAACCATGTcaacctcctcctgcagcagtcGAACCAGCTCCCACATCCTGTGGAGGGATCGTTCAGCCGCAGTCATGTCCTCCACGCTGGGAAACGTCCCCTGGAGAGGGATGCAGTAAGAAAAGGAAACACagattaaaagattatttaatttagcCTTTCCAGCAGTTTATTCAAAAAgcaacttcatcttcttgtaCAATGCTGTTTTTTTAAGTATTACAGACATCTGCAATTTATTATGATGATAATTCCAGTTTCAGACATCTACATTTCATTCTGTATACTCACAATTCAAGTTCATGATATCTACAACATTCTCAGAAGTTCAAACTTAATGCATcttaaagataaaatgaaaggAATCTTAAATTGAGATAAATTTAATATATCTTGAACTGGAATAAAGATAATTCATTATTTCTACTGAATTGTAGATTTCTATAATGAGTTACAAAAGTAGTTtgaattttattatgttattacaGATGTTGAAAGGTTTTGAGTAGTTGAAACTGAATTAATGATTGTTTTTGACAAGTCGTAATGAGTTTGTCTGACTGCACAAGTTCCTTGACTTAATTTAACTTGCTTGTTTAAATCATTTGTAAAAACAGAATACAAACCAAGTTGCAATAACCTTCAACAGGTTTACAATCATCTCCCATTTCTCTAGACTTGTTCCTTGTCAGTGGAAGAAGGAACAATGATCTGAACCTAAACTTATACTGACCTCTGCCGTCTTTCTCACCAACTCCGCCACATACGAGCACAGCTGGTTCCTGCTGGTGCTGTAGAAGCTGAGGCTGGACAGAGGGAGTTCACTGTTAGTCTGGTAGGACGGCTCAAGCACCTGGTTGAGCTGCAGGATCTCCTCCAGGAAGGTGTTGAGGTTTCGTAACCTCCCCCTGCCCTCTGCCTGCAGATGCCACTCCTGCtgcacctgcagctcctcctgcttcctgagTGCTTCCTCTTCCCCTATTTTACGTTCCTGGACCTTGGCAACCTCCTCGTGCAGAATTTCAATCAGCCACTTCATCCGTTGGAGGGCTCGTTCAGCCTCAGCCACGTCCTCCCTGCTGGGAAACGCCCCCTGGAGAGAGATCCGGTAAGAAAAGGAAACACtgattaaaagattatttaatttagcCTTTCCAGCATTTTATTCAAAAAgcaacttcatcttcttgtaCAATGCTGATTTTAGAAGTATTACAGACATCTGCAAGTTAATTTTGATGATAATTCCAGATTCAGATATCTGCATTTAAATCTGGTTACTCACAATTCAAGTTCATGATATCTACAACATTCTAAGAGGTTCAAACTTAATGTATcttaaaggtaaaataaaaggaatctTAAATTGAGCCAAAGTAAAGATATTTTGAACAGGAATTACAGCTAATTCAATATTTCTACTAAACTGTATGTTTCTATAATGAGTAACAAAAGTAGTTTCATTCTATCTATATAATTACAGATGTTGAAAAGTTTTGAGTAGTTGAAACTGAATAAGTGATTATTTTTGACAAGTCAGAATGAGTTTTTGTCTGACTGCACAAGTTTCTTGACTTAATTTAAATTGCTTGTTTAGATTTTATgaaaaaagaatacaaactaAGTTGTTATAACTTTCAACACCTTTACAATCAGCTCCCATTTCTCTTTACTTGTTCCTTGTCAGTGTAAGAAGGAACAatgatctgaacctgaacttaaACTGACCTCTGCCGTCTTTCTCACCACCTCCAACACCTGCGAGCACAGCTGGTTCCTGCAGGTGCTGTAGAAGCTGATGCTGGACGGAGGGAGGTCACTATTAGTCTGGTAGGACGGATCCAGCAGCTGGTTGAACTGCAGGATCTCCTCCTGGAAGATGTCAAGGTTTCGTAACCTCCCCCTGCCCTCCGCCTGCTGATTCTGACGCCGATGCCGCTCCTGCTGCACCTGTAGCTCCGCCTGCTTCCTGAgcaattcctcctcctcttttttacGTTCCTGGACCTTGGcaacctcctcctgcagaatcTCAATCAGCGACTTCATCCTGTGGAGGGCTCGTTCAGCCTCAGCCACGTCCTCCACGCTGGGAAACGCCCCCTGGAGAGAGATGCGGTTAGAAAAGTGTTGggacagtgtttttgtgaaactAAAAAAGGCCTTCTTTTTGGCATTCATGGGTAGTCGTAGGAGAACTACTAGAAAGccaaggaactcagtctccgAGGATGCCGCAGGTCCTTTTGTTCCTgacaacttcacacagaggtgtgaaaagcctGCTAGTTAGTGGTCCATCTGGGCCCaggacctgtgaggtcaccgggccaaTATAAGGCCACTACTCCCCCTCTTCTATCTCTTTCCACCAACCTTCCAAGGAGGAAGGCTGCCAGCCTCTCTTCCTGCATCGGCGAGGGGAGAAacctgatttctccagctcGCACTTGTCTTGGATCCAACTAGAGGAGTGCAgaggtgcagcttccagctcaacTCACTCAGGAAACCTCATTGCATCTCAAGCTCtaccaaactcctagcagcgactcgatgtcctgcaggtaagaatcAACCAGCATCTgagctgcacagctcaacagaaccgtgAAGGCAGAAACCACATGACCAGCCAGAAGACTTTACAGAACTGCGAACTGAACTCCaacttccttttcctcctcggAAGGGTAACACAACcaggcttaataattatactaggctaagcaagactttTAATTCGATTATGTGTGATGTTTATGAGTTTGATATGTGTTGTGATATTTTGGGTTATAAGTTATTCGAAAGTAATGTTAGTTTGTAATGCTCCTCACGGTATTTCTTTGCATTTCTGTCTACTCTCTTTGTCTAACTtagcaccaacacagacacacgcatatcaCTTCACCTAATTAAAACTTCCCCTGTTACCGGTCGTAAAACAACTTCAGAAGAGGGGGGGCTGTTAACTTTAGGGTGGTCAGCGACCATCTTAGAAGCCAACAGGAAGGTGTTACTCTGGccagccgccattttgagagCACCCTGATTTACATAGACAcccacactcacatacacatctttgtttaattAGTactttgttagtaatttgtgtttttatactttattatattcataataaatgttgtctttaaaaaatgtcctttcattaatgttgcataagtgaattttgccaacctctacactgtcaattactccataaccttcactgttcattaca from Limanda limanda chromosome 5, fLimLim1.1, whole genome shotgun sequence includes:
- the LOC133002189 gene encoding mRNA export factor GLE1-like codes for the protein MVKDILGGYKETISLSPQAGLILDRLGSSPLQTSSFLDSSSGHSSPGLSEQTTDSILSRESVSDINTQELQVEREETLSDEAKDEDVLVRKDDMQQEWHLQAEGRGRLRNLNIILEEILQLNQRLEPSYQTNSELPPSSLSFYSTSRNQLCSRVLEVVRKTAEGALKMAAGQSNTFLLASKMVADHPKVNSPPSSEVVLRPGAFPSVEDVAEAERALHRMKSLIEILQEEVAKVQERKKEEEELLRKQAELQVQQERHRRQNQQAEGRGRLRNLDIFQEEILQFNQLLDPSYQTNSDLPPSSISFYSTCRNQLCSQVLEVVRKTAEGAFPSREDVAEAERALQRMKWLIEILHEEVAKVQERKIGEEEALRKQEELQVQQEWHLQAEGRGRLRNLNTFLEEILQLNQVLEPSYQTNSELPLSSLSFYSTSRNQLCSYVAELGTFPSVEDMTAAERSLHRMWELVRLLQEEVDMVQERKKGEEEALRKQAELQVQQEAHQHQNRHAEGRGRLRNLHTFLEEILQLNQLLEPSYQTNSDLPPFSLSFYSTCRNKLCSQLLEVVRKTAEGAFPSVEDMTEAERALHRMKWLIEILQEEVAKVQECKKGEEEAPREQAELQVQQEAQKKAAQLAKEKARRKGLQDSAEDRTLKWFKDLQDSAAQCAQSSQQLNSTKDVQTVKLKLDLQKAANIFINQISSNSGSQLREIFDRIVKLLSGRSVVLGGKSVSTSQHPQGLDFVSYKLAEKFVKQGEEEVASNHEAAFPIAVVASGIWELHPRVGDLILAHLHKKCPYAVPHYPPMTDGASVEEYQKILGYRVDDSGIEGQDIFLKRMSGMIRLYAAVIQLRWPYGSKQGSAPHGLNHGWHWLVQMLNMEPRADITATLLFDFLEVCGNALMKQYQSQFWKLILLLKEEYFPRIKAVTSSGQMGSVLRLKQFLETSLQREDIKPPKGQLSSTFWSS